A genomic stretch from Empedobacter stercoris includes:
- a CDS encoding zinc-dependent metalloprotease: protein MKSKFIILSLLMGGTSVFAQVNHWQELKNKNYQPTNLVERSTVPKEFKLFKLDVSSLVNDLNSVANKGSNQPNLVYIPNESGELTKYLVEESSIMAPKLQEKYNMIKSYVGKSVDGKSTIRFSYSPYHGLSAMINKGNEISYIDAYTEDLSTYISYSRKNVDDNTNFVCHTDNVYQQNLINQITNDLPVNKIANDGKLRKYRLALATTIEYSRYHFNRAGLAGGTEEEKRAAVMSAMNVAMTRVNGVYEREFGVTMELVENNDKIVFITTDEYTNNNGSTMLGQNQTVIDREIGVENYDVGHVFSTGGGGVAYLKSPCGSYKAGGVTGLNSPINDPFYIDYVAHEMGHQFGAPHTFNNSCGGNRSGATAVEPGSGSTIMAYAGICPPNIQNNSDPYFSTVSVNNIYTFITSAAGSCSVNTDSGNNEPVIQIDKLSYGIPHSTAFVLDAKATDQDGDAITYNWEQIDTQIATQPPVSTNTAGPTFRSLNPTTESYRYFPNLKSIVEGKLTFETNPTPMTWEVIPSVSRSLRFSILVRDNNPKGGQTARENITLNVKNVGPFKVTSQSETDHWTHNLPATITWDVAGTDANGIDTQNVKILLSVDGGKNFDYVLAETTPNNGTYEFTVPSDIQLTKEARIMIKAIDNVFLAVNTANFEVSDKLATLDLNTKDLATISPNPSNGNVNVNFAKSIVSAKVTVADLTGKTVYTNNLKSAKTQQLDLTNLPNGVYIVSIETGSEQFSKKIIIKK, encoded by the coding sequence TTTAAATTATTTAAATTAGATGTTAGCAGTTTAGTAAACGATTTAAATTCTGTAGCAAATAAGGGAAGTAATCAACCAAATTTAGTTTACATTCCGAATGAATCGGGTGAATTGACGAAATATCTTGTAGAAGAATCATCAATCATGGCTCCTAAGCTACAAGAAAAATATAACATGATTAAATCGTATGTTGGAAAATCTGTTGACGGAAAATCTACTATCCGATTTAGTTATTCGCCTTATCATGGTTTGAGTGCAATGATAAACAAAGGAAATGAAATTTCTTATATCGATGCATACACAGAAGATTTATCTACTTATATTTCTTACAGCAGAAAAAATGTTGATGATAACACAAACTTCGTCTGTCATACAGATAATGTATATCAACAGAATTTGATCAATCAAATAACAAATGATCTACCTGTAAATAAAATTGCAAACGATGGTAAATTAAGAAAATACCGCTTAGCGCTTGCTACGACAATAGAATACTCGAGATATCATTTTAATAGAGCTGGATTAGCAGGAGGAACAGAAGAAGAAAAAAGAGCTGCTGTAATGTCTGCTATGAATGTAGCAATGACCAGAGTAAATGGTGTTTATGAAAGAGAATTTGGTGTAACAATGGAATTGGTAGAAAACAATGATAAAATTGTTTTTATTACTACTGATGAATACACAAACAATAACGGATCAACTATGTTGGGGCAAAACCAAACTGTTATCGATAGAGAAATTGGTGTAGAGAATTACGATGTAGGTCATGTCTTTTCAACTGGAGGTGGCGGAGTAGCCTATCTAAAAAGCCCTTGCGGTTCTTATAAAGCTGGTGGAGTTACTGGTTTAAATTCTCCTATCAACGATCCTTTTTATATTGATTATGTAGCACATGAAATGGGACATCAATTTGGTGCTCCTCATACTTTCAATAATTCGTGTGGTGGAAATCGTTCTGGAGCAACAGCTGTAGAACCTGGAAGTGGAAGCACAATTATGGCTTATGCAGGTATTTGTCCTCCTAATATACAAAACAATAGTGATCCATATTTCTCAACAGTTAGTGTAAATAACATCTACACTTTTATCACTTCAGCAGCAGGAAGTTGTTCGGTAAACACAGATTCAGGAAATAATGAACCTGTAATTCAAATCGATAAACTATCGTACGGTATACCACATTCTACTGCATTTGTATTAGACGCTAAAGCTACAGATCAAGACGGAGATGCCATCACGTATAACTGGGAACAAATAGATACTCAAATCGCAACACAACCGCCAGTATCAACTAATACAGCAGGACCTACTTTTAGATCACTTAATCCTACAACAGAAAGTTATAGATATTTCCCTAATTTAAAATCCATCGTTGAAGGAAAGTTAACTTTTGAAACAAATCCAACACCAATGACTTGGGAAGTAATTCCAAGTGTATCTCGTTCGTTAAGATTCTCTATTTTAGTTAGAGATAATAATCCTAAAGGCGGACAAACAGCACGTGAAAATATTACTTTAAACGTGAAAAATGTTGGACCATTTAAAGTAACTTCTCAATCTGAAACAGATCATTGGACACATAATTTACCAGCAACTATTACTTGGGATGTAGCAGGAACTGATGCAAATGGAATTGACACACAAAATGTGAAAATTTTATTATCTGTAGATGGTGGTAAAAACTTTGATTATGTCTTAGCAGAAACAACACCAAATAATGGTACATACGAATTTACAGTTCCTTCGGATATCCAGTTAACAAAAGAAGCTCGCATTATGATCAAAGCAATTGATAATGTATTCTTAGCTGTAAATACAGCGAATTTCGAAGTTTCGGACAAATTAGCAACATTAGATCTTAACACAAAAGACCTTGCTACAATTTCTCCAAATCCATCAAATGGTAATGTTAATGTTAACTTTGCAAAATCAATTGTATCAGCGAAAGTTACCGTTGCAGATTTAACTGGAAAAACAGTTTATACAAATAACTTAAAATCAGCTAAAACTCAGCAATTAGATTTAACTAATCTACCAAACGGTGTGTACATTGTTTCTATCGAAACTGGAAGTGAGCAATTCTCAAAGAAAATTATTATTAAAAAATAA
- a CDS encoding co-chaperone GroES, with amino-acid sequence MSQLNIKPLADRVVIEPAPAETKTASGIIIPDSAKEKPQEGIVVAVGNGKKDEPMTVAVGDKVLYGKYSGTELKLEGKDYLIMREADILAII; translated from the coding sequence ATGTCACAATTAAACATTAAACCATTAGCAGATCGAGTGGTTATTGAGCCTGCTCCTGCAGAAACTAAAACAGCATCAGGAATTATTATCCCAGATTCAGCAAAAGAAAAACCACAAGAAGGAATCGTTGTAGCAGTTGGTAATGGTAAAAAAGATGAACCAATGACTGTTGCAGTTGGAGACAAAGTTCTTTACGGAAAATATTCAGGAACTGAATTAAAATTAGAAGGTAAAGACTACTTAATTATGCGTGAAGCTGATATTTTGGCTATCATCTAA
- the groL gene encoding chaperonin GroEL (60 kDa chaperone family; promotes refolding of misfolded polypeptides especially under stressful conditions; forms two stacked rings of heptamers to form a barrel-shaped 14mer; ends can be capped by GroES; misfolded proteins enter the barrel where they are refolded when GroES binds): MAKDIKFDIESRDALKRGVDALANAVKVTLGPKGRNVVLEKSFGAPHVTKDGVSVAKEIELEDPIENLGAQMVKEVASKTNDVAGDGTTTATVLAQAIVREGLKNVAAGANPMDLKRGIDKAVTGIVANLREQSQEVGDSSEKIKQVASISANNDDTIGSLIAEAFSKVGKEGVITVEEAKGTETYVDVVEGMQFDRGYQSPYFVTNADKMIAELENPYILLCEKKISNLQEILPLLEPVAQSGRPFLIISEEVEGQALATLVVNRLRGSLKIAAVKAPGFGDRRKAMLQDIAILTGGTVISEEQGITLETATLEMLGTAERVVIDKDNTTVVNGAGDAEQIKTRVNQIKAQIETTTSDYDREKLQERLAKLAGGVAVLYVGAASEVEMKEIKDRVDDALHATRAAVEEGIVAGGGVAFVRALANLSIETTNADEATGVKIVTRAIEEPLRQIVHNAGGEGSVVVAKVKEGTGDFGYNAKTDEYVNMIEAGVIDPTKVARVALENAASVAGMLITTEAVVTEIKKDEPAMPPMGGGMPGMM, from the coding sequence ATGGCAAAAGATATTAAATTCGATATTGAATCAAGAGACGCTTTAAAAAGAGGTGTTGATGCATTAGCAAATGCAGTTAAAGTAACTTTAGGACCAAAAGGTCGTAACGTAGTTTTAGAAAAATCTTTCGGTGCTCCACACGTAACAAAAGATGGAGTTTCTGTTGCGAAAGAAATCGAATTGGAAGATCCAATCGAAAACTTAGGTGCTCAAATGGTAAAAGAAGTAGCTTCTAAAACTAACGACGTTGCTGGTGACGGTACAACTACTGCTACAGTTTTAGCGCAAGCTATCGTTCGCGAAGGGTTGAAAAACGTTGCTGCTGGTGCAAATCCAATGGACTTGAAACGTGGTATCGACAAAGCTGTTACTGGAATCGTTGCAAACTTAAGAGAACAATCACAAGAAGTTGGTGATTCTTCAGAAAAAATCAAACAAGTTGCTTCTATCTCTGCAAATAACGATGATACAATCGGATCATTAATCGCAGAAGCTTTCTCTAAAGTAGGAAAAGAAGGTGTTATCACTGTTGAAGAAGCAAAAGGAACTGAAACGTATGTTGACGTTGTAGAAGGTATGCAATTTGACCGTGGATACCAATCGCCTTACTTCGTTACAAACGCAGATAAAATGATTGCTGAATTAGAGAATCCTTACATTTTATTATGTGAGAAAAAAATCTCTAACCTACAAGAAATCTTACCTCTATTAGAGCCAGTTGCTCAATCAGGTCGTCCATTTTTAATCATTTCTGAAGAAGTAGAAGGCCAAGCTTTAGCTACTTTAGTGGTTAACCGCTTAAGAGGTTCATTAAAAATTGCTGCTGTTAAAGCGCCAGGTTTTGGTGATCGTCGTAAAGCAATGTTACAAGATATCGCAATCTTAACAGGTGGTACAGTTATTTCTGAAGAGCAAGGAATCACGTTAGAAACGGCTACTTTAGAAATGTTAGGAACTGCTGAAAGAGTAGTTATCGACAAAGACAACACAACAGTTGTTAACGGTGCTGGTGATGCAGAACAAATTAAAACTCGTGTAAACCAAATCAAAGCTCAAATCGAAACAACAACTTCTGATTATGACCGCGAAAAATTACAAGAACGCTTAGCTAAATTAGCTGGAGGTGTTGCTGTATTATACGTTGGTGCTGCTTCTGAAGTTGAAATGAAAGAAATCAAAGACCGTGTAGACGATGCTTTACATGCAACTCGTGCTGCTGTAGAAGAAGGTATCGTTGCTGGTGGTGGTGTTGCTTTTGTTAGAGCTTTAGCTAACTTATCAATCGAAACAACTAATGCTGACGAAGCTACAGGTGTTAAAATTGTAACGCGCGCTATCGAAGAACCATTACGCCAAATTGTTCACAATGCTGGTGGTGAAGGTTCTGTAGTTGTTGCTAAAGTAAAAGAAGGAACAGGTGATTTCGGATACAATGCAAAAACAGATGAATATGTAAACATGATCGAAGCTGGAGTGATTGATCCAACTAAAGTTGCTCGTGTTGCATTAGAAAACGCTGCTTCTGTTGCTGGTATGTTAATTACTACTGAAGCTGTTGTGACAGAAATTAAAAAAGATGAGCCTGCTATGCCACCAATGGGTGGTGGAATGCCAGGAATGATGTAA
- the mqo gene encoding malate dehydrogenase (quinone): MEKQPQEVVLIGAGIMSATLSILLKKINPAIKISVFEKLDKIGFESSDAFNNAGTGHSAFCELNYTPIDKNGNVNIDKAINIAKQFETSKEFWSYLVENNYVSSPEKFLRPTPHMSFVWGEDDVNFLRKRYEKLSQHPLFKDMEYSEDFAKIKEWAPLIVNGRNESEKVAATHMNLGTDVNFGELTRQIFQGLKNKNEITLETEHEVKDLTRLSNGKWAVKVKDLKSGNNKAVNADFVFIGAGGGAILLLQKSGIPESKKFGGFPVGGQWLICQNEEVIKQHHAKVYGKAKIGAPPMSVPHLDTRVIDGKQSLLFGPFATFSTKFLKYGSNLDLFKSVNLGNVGFLMNCGLNNIDLTKYLIEQVMLSKAKKVESLQEYLPEAKLDDWFEQTAGQRVQVIEQQDGKGTLKFGTEIVTSQDGSMSALLGASPGASTSVSAMLNLMKQCFPDLMKNDWNDAIKTMIPSYGEDLGQADLIEASRARTTKVLKILE, translated from the coding sequence ATGGAAAAACAACCTCAAGAGGTAGTATTAATTGGTGCTGGAATAATGAGTGCTACATTAAGCATACTTCTTAAAAAAATAAATCCGGCTATTAAGATTTCTGTTTTCGAAAAATTAGATAAAATTGGATTTGAAAGTTCTGACGCTTTCAATAATGCTGGTACAGGTCATTCTGCTTTTTGTGAATTGAATTATACACCAATTGACAAAAATGGTAATGTAAACATTGACAAAGCAATTAACATTGCAAAACAATTTGAAACTTCGAAAGAATTTTGGTCTTACTTAGTTGAAAATAATTATGTTTCTTCTCCAGAAAAATTCTTACGTCCAACTCCACACATGTCTTTTGTTTGGGGAGAAGATGATGTGAATTTCTTGAGAAAACGTTACGAAAAACTATCTCAACACCCTTTATTCAAAGACATGGAATATTCTGAAGATTTTGCAAAAATCAAAGAATGGGCTCCGTTGATTGTAAATGGTAGAAATGAATCTGAAAAAGTTGCGGCAACGCACATGAATTTAGGAACTGATGTTAATTTTGGTGAGTTAACTCGTCAAATTTTCCAAGGTTTAAAAAACAAAAACGAAATCACACTTGAAACTGAACATGAAGTAAAAGACTTAACTCGTCTTAGCAACGGTAAATGGGCAGTAAAAGTAAAAGATTTAAAATCGGGGAATAATAAAGCTGTAAATGCAGACTTTGTATTTATAGGTGCTGGTGGAGGAGCAATTTTATTGTTGCAAAAATCTGGAATTCCAGAATCGAAAAAATTTGGCGGTTTCCCTGTTGGTGGACAATGGTTGATTTGTCAAAACGAAGAAGTCATCAAACAACATCATGCAAAAGTATACGGAAAAGCAAAAATTGGTGCACCACCAATGTCTGTTCCTCACTTAGATACACGCGTTATTGATGGTAAACAATCTTTGTTATTTGGTCCATTTGCCACATTCTCAACTAAATTCTTAAAATACGGATCTAACTTAGATTTATTTAAATCTGTAAATTTAGGTAACGTAGGTTTCTTGATGAATTGTGGTTTAAACAACATCGACTTAACAAAATACTTGATCGAACAAGTGATGTTATCAAAAGCTAAAAAGGTTGAATCTTTACAAGAATATTTACCTGAAGCGAAATTAGATGATTGGTTTGAGCAAACTGCAGGTCAACGTGTTCAAGTAATCGAGCAACAAGACGGAAAAGGTACTTTAAAATTTGGTACTGAAATCGTAACCTCTCAAGACGGATCAATGTCAGCCTTATTAGGCGCATCTCCAGGAGCATCTACTTCAGTAAGTGCAATGCTAAACTTAATGAAACAATGTTTCCCTGATTTAATGAAAAACGATTGGAATGACGCAATCAAAACAATGATTCCTTCTTACGGTGAAGATTTAGGTCAAGCCGATTTAATCGAAGCTTCTCGCGCTAGAACAACAAAAGTTCTTAAAATTTTAGAATAA
- a CDS encoding type II toxin-antitoxin system RelE/ParE family toxin, translated as MNYKISKQAEIDLENIWLYTFEEWSLEQADYYLDLIIDEIEYISENPKTGKNYNDFRKGYFRSRVKSHFIFYRINIKEEIVEIIRILHQQMDIESHINE; from the coding sequence ATGAATTACAAAATCAGTAAGCAAGCTGAAATTGATTTAGAAAATATTTGGCTCTATACTTTTGAAGAATGGTCTTTGGAACAAGCTGATTATTATCTTGATTTAATAATAGATGAAATTGAATATATTTCTGAAAACCCAAAAACAGGGAAAAATTACAATGATTTTAGAAAAGGATATTTTAGATCTAGAGTAAAATCACATTTCATTTTTTACAGAATTAATATAAAGGAAGAAATTGTGGAAATTATTAGAATTTTACATCAACAAATGGATATTGAATCTCATATTAATGAATAA
- a CDS encoding type II toxin-antitoxin system ParD family antitoxin, with translation MAKNTSILLGDYFDNFINSQIKTGKYSSASEVVRAALRMFEHEETKKTELIKELKKGEKSGFSSDFNRESFKQNLHQKYSAK, from the coding sequence ATGGCAAAAAATACTTCGATTTTATTGGGCGATTATTTCGACAATTTTATCAATTCACAAATAAAAACTGGAAAATATTCTTCGGCAAGTGAAGTTGTAAGAGCTGCTTTAAGAATGTTTGAGCATGAAGAAACAAAGAAAACTGAATTAATTAAAGAATTAAAAAAAGGAGAAAAATCTGGTTTTTCTTCAGATTTTAATCGAGAATCATTCAAACAAAATTTACATCAAAAATATTCTGCTAAATAA
- a CDS encoding IS110 family RNA-guided transposase, with product MEKIVIGIDVSKLTLDICIQENGVNRFENISNTEKAIKDFFKQFDKKQEILIGMENTGRFNAILYSVLVNYSFTVYVINPLHLKKSMGLVRGKNDKIDSERIAVFLLKNHMDLQEWKPNSQVIEKIKLLNAERKHRVKIRAGLLAQKQDELFLKSIVDKAVLRLNTKLIDVLTKQINEIEDRIYQLICNDEQLYNHYKRIQSIPGVGKVLAFNMLIKTDGFTTINTPRQMACYAGIAPFDFQSGTSIRRKPKVSSMADKDLKKLLHLAAMSAIRLDNDLAIYYHRKVEEGKNKMSVLNAVRNKIIHRIYALIKNQNIYKNNLVLS from the coding sequence ATGGAAAAAATTGTTATTGGTATTGATGTGAGTAAATTAACTTTAGACATCTGCATTCAAGAAAATGGAGTGAATCGTTTTGAGAACATTTCTAATACTGAAAAAGCTATCAAAGATTTTTTCAAACAGTTTGATAAAAAACAAGAAATTCTGATTGGAATGGAGAATACAGGGCGATTTAACGCTATTCTTTACAGCGTTTTAGTCAACTATTCTTTTACTGTTTATGTAATCAATCCTTTGCATTTGAAAAAAAGTATGGGATTAGTTAGAGGTAAAAATGATAAAATTGACAGCGAACGTATTGCTGTATTTTTACTGAAAAACCATATGGATCTTCAAGAGTGGAAACCTAATTCTCAAGTGATTGAAAAAATTAAATTATTGAATGCTGAAAGAAAACATCGCGTTAAAATAAGAGCTGGATTACTAGCTCAAAAACAAGATGAATTATTTTTAAAATCAATTGTTGACAAAGCTGTTTTACGTTTAAACACTAAGCTAATCGATGTATTAACGAAACAAATTAATGAGATCGAAGATAGAATCTATCAATTAATTTGTAATGATGAACAGCTTTATAACCATTATAAAAGAATACAATCAATCCCTGGAGTAGGAAAAGTTTTAGCTTTTAATATGTTGATTAAAACGGATGGTTTTACAACCATAAATACGCCAAGACAAATGGCTTGCTATGCTGGAATAGCTCCATTTGATTTTCAATCTGGAACTTCCATAAGGCGAAAACCGAAAGTTTCATCAATGGCTGATAAAGATTTGAAGAAACTATTGCATTTAGCTGCAATGAGTGCTATTCGTTTAGACAATGACTTGGCTATTTATTATCATCGAAAGGTAGAAGAAGGGAAAAATAAAATGTCTGTTTTAAATGCTGTTAGAAATAAAATTATTCATCGGATTTATGCACTAATTAAAAATCAAAATATTTATAAAAATAACTTGGTTTTGTCATAG
- a CDS encoding YihY/virulence factor BrkB family protein, which produces MKQLKFYFNILKQTIVEFGEDRIMKLSASLTYYALFSLSPLILIVISSASLFFKKDAIENRMFYELKNIVGPDVALAVQNFVTNSTISGDSSLALYIGIGILIFGSTTMFTDMQDSLNLIWRVEAVPRRAWLKFVINRGLSFLIILSLGIVLIATVILNSILMSFGEEIFSLFELDTIMTKTTVILLNNTLSISISILIFYILFKILPDARIKAKQAFVGAFFTAILFFIAKYLIGIYIANSKYSTIFGSAGSLVILLLWIYYVATILYFGAKFTKVFAEAKGYPIIPKKNAKLRKVSFIDHQLDKKDYESID; this is translated from the coding sequence ATGAAGCAACTAAAATTCTACTTTAATATTTTAAAACAGACAATTGTTGAATTTGGTGAGGACCGAATTATGAAATTGAGCGCTTCGTTAACTTATTACGCATTGTTTTCACTTTCACCATTAATTCTGATTGTAATTTCCAGTGCAAGTTTATTCTTTAAGAAAGATGCTATCGAAAACCGAATGTTTTATGAGCTTAAAAATATTGTTGGTCCAGATGTCGCTTTAGCTGTACAAAATTTTGTTACAAATTCTACCATTTCAGGAGATAGTTCGCTTGCTTTATATATAGGTATCGGAATTTTGATTTTTGGTTCTACAACAATGTTCACCGATATGCAAGATAGTCTCAATCTTATTTGGCGTGTCGAAGCAGTTCCTCGTAGAGCTTGGTTGAAATTTGTAATAAATAGAGGGCTTTCATTTTTGATTATCCTTTCATTAGGAATAGTTTTAATAGCAACAGTAATATTAAATAGTATATTAATGAGTTTTGGAGAAGAAATTTTCAGTCTTTTCGAACTCGATACCATTATGACGAAGACCACAGTTATTCTTCTTAATAATACATTGAGTATTTCAATCTCGATTTTGATATTTTATATTCTCTTCAAGATTCTTCCCGATGCACGTATCAAAGCAAAACAAGCTTTTGTAGGAGCGTTTTTTACGGCGATTCTATTCTTTATTGCAAAATATTTAATTGGTATTTATATCGCAAACTCCAAATATTCTACCATTTTTGGATCGGCAGGTTCGTTGGTTATTCTTTTGTTGTGGATTTATTATGTTGCAACAATTCTATATTTCGGCGCAAAATTCACAAAAGTTTTCGCTGAAGCCAAAGGTTACCCAATCATTCCGAAGAAAAATGCTAAACTTAGAAAAGTATCGTTTATTGATCATCAACTCGATAAAAAAGATTATGAAAGTATAGATTAG
- a CDS encoding pyruvate dehydrogenase complex dihydrolipoamide acetyltransferase, protein MAEIITMPRLSDTMEEGTVVKWHKNVGDKVAEGDILAEIETDKAIQEFESEFDGVLLYQGIAEGVSTKVDEILTIIGQEGEDISGLIAAGNSTNENKVEKEEIKESPSSEKSTAQPTAAIPENVEVITMPRLSDTMEEGTVVVWHKNVGDTVAEGDILAEIETDKAVQEFESEFDGVLLYQGAKVNEPAPVDTVLAIIGEAGTDVSAIVANGGKNAAPTTEIVEEDEKPVVVQLDVNNKVEETTSSDRIFASPLAKTIAKDKGINLAEVKGSGDNGRIVKKDIENYQPSAQPKAEPKFEVVKPAQAFVSGEDKVIPNSQMRKVIAKRLAESKFTAPHYYLNVELDMDNAIAARKQLNSVPDTKISFNDMIVKACAMALRKHPAVNSTWTDTEIIQHGDINIGVAVAVEDGLLVPVVKNTDQKSFAQISAEVKDYAGRARDRKLKADEMEKSTFSVSNLGMFGIESFTSIINQPNSCILSVGSIIQKPVVKDGQVVVGNTMKLSLACDHRTVDGATGAQFLQTLRMYIENPVTMLV, encoded by the coding sequence ATGGCAGAAATTATTACAATGCCTCGCTTAAGCGATACAATGGAGGAAGGAACTGTTGTAAAGTGGCACAAAAATGTAGGAGATAAAGTAGCTGAGGGAGACATCTTAGCAGAAATCGAAACAGATAAAGCAATCCAAGAATTCGAATCTGAATTTGATGGAGTACTATTATATCAAGGAATAGCAGAAGGTGTTTCAACAAAAGTTGATGAAATCTTGACTATTATTGGTCAAGAAGGAGAAGATATTTCAGGTTTAATTGCTGCTGGGAATTCTACAAATGAAAATAAAGTGGAAAAAGAAGAAATTAAAGAATCTCCCAGTTCTGAAAAATCAACCGCTCAACCTACTGCAGCAATTCCTGAAAATGTTGAAGTAATTACAATGCCTCGTTTATCGGATACGATGGAAGAGGGAACCGTAGTTGTTTGGCACAAAAATGTAGGAGATACAGTTGCTGAAGGAGATATTCTTGCAGAAATTGAGACTGATAAAGCAGTACAAGAATTCGAATCTGAATTTGACGGTGTTTTATTGTATCAAGGTGCGAAAGTAAACGAACCAGCTCCAGTGGATACGGTTTTAGCAATTATTGGTGAAGCAGGTACTGATGTTTCTGCTATTGTAGCAAATGGTGGTAAAAATGCAGCTCCTACTACTGAAATTGTAGAAGAAGATGAAAAACCAGTTGTTGTACAGTTGGATGTAAACAATAAAGTAGAAGAGACAACTTCTTCTGATAGAATTTTTGCATCTCCATTGGCAAAAACAATTGCAAAAGATAAAGGAATTAATTTAGCTGAGGTAAAAGGTTCTGGAGATAATGGACGTATCGTGAAAAAGGATATCGAAAATTATCAACCATCCGCACAACCAAAAGCTGAACCAAAATTTGAAGTAGTCAAACCTGCTCAAGCTTTTGTTTCTGGCGAAGATAAAGTGATTCCAAATTCTCAAATGAGAAAAGTTATCGCTAAACGTTTGGCTGAATCTAAATTTACAGCTCCTCATTATTACTTAAATGTAGAGTTGGATATGGATAATGCGATTGCTGCGCGCAAACAATTAAACTCGGTGCCTGATACGAAAATTTCATTCAACGATATGATTGTGAAAGCATGTGCAATGGCTTTACGCAAACATCCAGCTGTTAATTCTACTTGGACAGATACAGAAATTATTCAACATGGAGATATCAATATCGGTGTGGCAGTTGCTGTAGAAGATGGTTTATTGGTTCCTGTTGTTAAAAATACAGATCAAAAATCATTTGCTCAAATTTCTGCTGAGGTCAAAGATTATGCAGGTCGTGCAAGAGATCGCAAATTAAAAGCAGATGAAATGGAAAAATCAACATTCTCTGTTTCAAACTTAGGTATGTTTGGAATCGAATCATTCACATCGATTATCAATCAACCAAACTCTTGTATCCTATCAGTTGGTTCAATTATTCAAAAACCAGTTGTAAAAGACGGACAAGTTGTAGTTGGTAACACAATGAAATTATCTTTAGCTTGTGATCACAGAACAGTAGACGGAGCAACAGGTGCACAATTCTTACAAACATTAAGAATGTACATCGAAAATCCTGTTACAATGTTAGTGTAA